Proteins from a genomic interval of Phlebotomus papatasi isolate M1 chromosome 3, Ppap_2.1, whole genome shotgun sequence:
- the LOC129807302 gene encoding protein twisted gastrulation-like, giving the protein MANRDHLLWIGITSVVLLAFCIHLSYSCNEMVCASVVSKCMLTQSCKCDLKNCSCCKECFSCLSYLYSECCSCVEMCPKPNETKNALSKKSHVEELEGVPGLFNALTDEPDIEDKWTIFTFPVDFDAALYGAKLDRDHTFYVHSSEQELESSLKNEKNIVTLNCTVAYLSQCMSWNKCKDHCNSMGATSYRWFHDGCCECVGSTCINYGINESRCLMCPENKEDDFEEMPSEDDLDYGEGMGPLDGTLENNM; this is encoded by the exons ATGGCCAATCGGGATCATTTGCTGTGGATAGGGATCACTTCGGTGGTTCTCCTGGCGTTCTGCATACATTTGTCGTACAGCTGCAATGAGATGGTTTGCGCATCCGTTGTGTCAAAATGCATGCTGACGCAGAGCTGCAAGTGTGACTTGAAGAACTGCAGTTGTTGCAAGGAGTGCTTCTCCTGTCTGTCCTACCTCTACAGCGAATGCTGCAGCTGTGTGGAAATGTGTCCAAAGCCCAATGAAACCAAGAATGCTCTGTCCAAGAAGTCCCACGTGGAGGAACTCGAGGGAGTTCCTGGTCTGTTCAATGCTCTGACTGATGAGCCTGATATTGAGGACAAATGGACAATTTTCACCTTTCCCGTGGATTTCGATGCTGCTCTCTACGGTGCTAAGCTCGATCGGGATCACACTTTCTATGTCCATTCGTCGGAGCAAGAACTGGAGTCATCGCTGAAGAACGAGAAGAATATCGTGACACTCAACTGCACGGTCGCGTACTTGTCTCAGTGCATGTCCTGGAACAAGTGCAAAGATCACTGCAACAGCATGGGTGCAACGAGTTACAG GTGGTTCCATGATGGATGCTGCGAGTGCGTCGGTTCCACGTGCATCAACTATGGAATCAATGAAAGTCGATGTCTCATGTGCCCGGAAAACAAGGAGGATGACTTCGAGGAGATGCCCAGCGAGGATGATTTGGACTATGGGGAGGGTATGGGACCGCTCGATGGTACCCTGGAGAACAACATGTAA